The Lucilia cuprina isolate Lc7/37 chromosome 5, ASM2204524v1, whole genome shotgun sequence genome includes a window with the following:
- the LOC124420106 gene encoding bicaudal D-related protein homolog: protein MHKNKLNNLTTNNNTTTAFNTSTTTSTSLSPNSSTTSSSSLSSLNNTTTDDLQHSLQSHQRHHQRPQHSHHQHRQHQFKPQQQQLQQTSTSILNSSIASIDLEQYIEAMEARSTASERNPETDVWAQLQQKESDILLAAELGQALLEENQELKKKLEKEIKENSAKIEVSKILNYILNIQFFKM, encoded by the coding sequence atgcataaaaataaactaaataatttaacaacaaataacaatacAACAACTGCATTTaatacatcaacaacaacatcaacatcatTATCACCCAACTCATCAAcaacttcatcatcatcattatcttctttaaataatacaacaacTGATGATCTACAACATTCGCTGCAGTCTCATCAACGTCATCATCAACGTCCGCAGCACAGCCACCATCAACATCGCCAACATCAATTTAaaccacagcaacaacaactacaacaaacttCTACTTCAATATTAAATTCATCTATTGCTTCAATTGATCTAGAGCAATACATTGAAGCAATGGAGGCACGTAGCACAGCCAGTGAACGTAATCCGGAAACAGATGTCTGGGCCCAGCTGCAACAAAAAGAATCTGATATCTTACTGGCCGCCGAATTGGGCCAGGCGCTGCTGGAGGAGAATCAAGAGTTGAAAAAGAAACTAGAGAAGGAAATTAAAGAGAATTCTGCAAAAATAGAG